The following proteins are encoded in a genomic region of Ammospiza caudacuta isolate bAmmCau1 chromosome 13, bAmmCau1.pri, whole genome shotgun sequence:
- the GPATCH1 gene encoding G patch domain-containing protein 1, whose protein sequence is MAESSDSEEEDLVSYGSALQPLQEGERIKKPVPLQEQTVKDAKGRYQRFHGAFTGGFSAGYFNTVGTKEGWTPSAFVSSRQKRADRTVFGPEDFMDEEDLSEFGIAPKDITTTDDFASKAKDRIKEKARQIAGVVAPIPGTTAFDDLIGPSKITVGVELLRKMGWKEGQGVGPRVKRKPRRQKPDPTVKIYGCALPPGLSEGSEDEEDEYQPENVTFAPKDVMPVDLTPKENVHGLGYKGLDPSQALFGASGREHLNLFTGGSEETSNLLGDLRHSKGRKLGITGQAFGVGALEEEDDDIYATDTLSKYDTVLKDEEPGDGLYGWTAPKQYKSKKRPERDFKYIGKVLAGFSLASKPSAPVKIYPPPSLPRTYRPVHHFSPVLPAGSDGCRLRRALEQSAGKLESDPAQHSRHALNAAQRREQLGEAELKGPAPSVLEYLSEKDRERLKQVKQASEQQMKANPVPQQSPSEANPVPQQSPSGRFQLASREDDAHKWQTLLGGQLANAGSSDFKPFAKNPEKQKRYENFVKSLKQGERGERLERFFDQNMTEWERGREQEEFFRAAMFYRSSNSTLSSRFTRAKYEDDVDKVEVPRDQENDIDDKETAVKMKMFGKLTRDNFEWHPDKLLCKRFNVRDPYPDSSVVGLPKVKRDKYSVFNFLTVTEPTTSATQATNEKIQESNSLNKPKKSSRWDVSDKEKEKKDSISEFISLARSKADAQQQPAVPTKEECGTGTTETPPSVQAADEHKDQEEESKRPPMDLFKAIFVSSSDEKSSSSEEEESDEEEQPAASERQSETTKPVDVADSSSSNLQENVTATTDSGIPSLPTSKQELDAAEEFGPKLPPAFSSGTTWQQQTEVPATFPGPSRKEKHRKIRERHKAKKERKRKKEKKKKHKKQKNKGKHKNKKSEKESSSDTTDSSDSLSDMDTTGLSPKELLRRLKQLQY, encoded by the exons ATGGCGGAGAGCAGCGACAGCGAGGAGGAGGACTTAGTGAGCTATGGCAGCGCGCTGCAGCCGCTGCAGGAGG GTGAACGAATTAAAAAGCCAGTTCCTCTCCAAGAGCAGACTGTTAAGGATGCAAAGGGACGATACCAGCGTTTCCATGGTGCATTCACTGGTGGCTTTTCTGCTGGATACTTCAACACTGTTGGTACAAAGGAAG GATGGACGCCATCAGCTTTTGTGTCATCACGGCAGAAGAGAGCAGACAGAACTGTTTTTGGACCAGAAGACTTCATGGATGAAGAG GATCTTAGTGAATTTGGGATAGCACCAAAAGATATTACAACTACAGATGATTTTGCATCTAAAGCTAAAGACAGAATAAAGGAGAAAGCtaggcagattgcaggagtcgTTGCTCCCATTCCAGGAACCACTGCATTTGATGATTTAATTGGACCATCTAA aatcACAGTTGGGGTTGAACTGTTGCGAAAAATGGGCTGGAAAGAAGGACAAGGAGTTGGCCCCCGAGTCAAACGAAAGCCACGCAGGCAGAAACCTG ATCCTACAGTGAAGATTTATGGTTGTGCTTTACCACCTGGACTGTCTGAGGGTTCTGAG GATGAAGAGGATGAATACCAGCCAGAGAATGTGACTTTTGCACCGAAGGATGTAATGCCTGTAGACTTGACTCCAAAAGAGAATGTCCATGGACTTGGCTACAAGGGTTTGGACCCCTCTCAAGCCTTGTTTGGTGCATCTGGAAGAGAACACCTGAACCTCTTCACAGGTGGTTCTGAAGAAACAAGCAACTTACTTGGTGATCTGAGAcacagcaaaggaagaaaactaGGTATTACAGGTCAG gCTTTTGGTGTTGGAGctctggaggaagaagatgatgatATTTATGCAACTGACACACTGTCAAAATATGATACAGTTCTAAAGGATGAGGAGCCTGGGGATGGCTTGTATGGCTGGACAGCACCAAAACAGTATAAATCCAAAAAAA GGCCTGAAAGAGATTTTAAATATATAGGCAAAGTCCTGGctggtttttccttggcatcaaAACCATCAGCTCCAGTCAAG ATTTATCCCCCGCCCAGCCTGCCCCGCACCTACAGACCGGTGCATCACTTCAGCCCGGTGCTGCCCGCTGGGAGTGACGGCTGCCGCCTGCGGAGGGCACTGGAGCAGTCAGCTGGGAAACTGGAGAGCGACCcggcccagcacagcaggcacGCTCTGAATGCAGCCcagaggagggagcagctgggggaggcTGAGCTGAAAG gTCCAGCTCCTTCTGTTTTGGAATATCTGTCTGAGAAAGATAGAGAAAGACTCAAACAAGTGAAACAAGCATCTGAACAACAAATGAAAGCAAACCCAGTGCCTCAGCAGTCCCCAAGTGAGGCAAACCCAGTGCCTCAGCAGTCCCCAAGTGGCAGATTCCAGCTGGCCTCCAGAGAAGATGATGCTCACAAATGGCAGACCCTGCTGGGAGGGCAGTTAGCAAATGCTGGTTCTAGTGACTTCAAACCATTTgcaaaaaatccagaaaaacaaaaaagatatGAAAATTTTGTGAAAAGTCTTAAACAAGGAGAAAGAG GAGAAAGATTGGAGAGGTTTTTTGACCAGAACATGACGGAGTGGGAGCGAGGCAGAGAACAGGAGGAGTTCTTCCGTGCAGCAATGTTCTACAGGTCCTCAAATTCCACACTCTCATCCAGGTTCACCAGGGCCAAATATGAAGATGATGTTGACAAAGTTGAAGTTCCTCGAGACCAAGAG AATGATATTGATGATAAGGAAACAGCTGTGAAGATGAAGATGTTTGGCAAACTCACCAGAGACAACTTTGAATGGCATCCTGATAAGCTGCTGTGTAAAAGATTTAATGTTCGTGATCCATATCCTGA TTCTTCTGTAGTGGGTTTGCCAAAAGTGAAACGAGACAAGtattctgtttttaatttcttaactGTGACTGAGCCCACCACATCTGCAACTCAAGCAACAAATGAAAAGATCCAAGAGAGTAACAGTCTCAACA AACCAAAGAAATCTTCAAGGTGGGATGTGTCAGacaaagagaaggagaagaaagattCCATCAGTGAATTCATTAGTCTGGCTAGATCAAAAGCTgatgctcagcagcagcccgcAGTGCCAACCAAAGAAGAATGTGGAACTGGGACAACTGAAACTCCTCCCTCTGTG CAGGCAGCTGATGAACATAAGGATCAGGAGGAAGAAAGCAAACGACCACCCATGGACTTATTTAAGGCCATCTTTGTGAGCTCCTCAGATGAAAAATCATCTTCCTCTGAAGAAGAAGAGAGTGATGAAGAAGAGCAACCAGCTGCTTCAGAAAGACAGTCAGAAACCACCAAGCCAGTTGATGTAGCAGACAGTTCTTCCTCTAATTTACAAG AGAATGTGACTGCTACAACTGATTCTGGCATTCCTTCATTGCCTACTTCAAAGCaggagctggatgcagcagaGGAATTTGGACCAAAGTTGCCACCAGCTTTTTCTTCTG GCACTACTTGGCAACAACAAACAGAGGTGCCAGCAACTTTTCCTGGGCCtagcaggaaagaaaagcatAGGAAAATCAGAGAGAGGCACAAGGCTAAGAAAGAACGCAAAcgaaaaaaggaaaag aaaaagaagcataagaag